In Palaemon carinicauda isolate YSFRI2023 chromosome 18, ASM3689809v2, whole genome shotgun sequence, a genomic segment contains:
- the LOC137658053 gene encoding putative leucine-rich repeat-containing protein DDB_G0290503, translating into MFGMYQTAINTIRKAFNGAFGGLFNASHLAADLQEQHSACESYFMDLEGQMKEIQDSFGFRMVSWLLPKRIENPEGGIGNVPVLQRLLSSFPVVGGFWKSRQDLQLCQLKVQTLERNLESVKTDLKPIEILGKFLPDFVTGTEDGTIVPQMSGGNWFRVAMVGMFVAGNVLLWKFLSKKEEEKEQAELGKNVQLEMENQNEFLDRELESAWEEVHSRCQLESKLKEEKKELKADIQLLFNAMETLQKDKENEIEDFSTKMQDLQLTNEQLKSELSNREITIGDHLDDLTEKDHKISGLNDQLEKVHGENEARVKRESKLEKEIEELKVETLCLSIRIETLQKDKENEIENFSTKMQDLQLTNEQLKSELSNREITIGDHLDDLTEKDHKISGLNDQLEKVHGENEARVKRESKLMKEIKDLKVETLGLSQRIETLQIEKEIEIEKFSAKLQDLQETNDHLNEELSDEDASIGEYLNKSIEMEQINLDMCDRLARVEDEKIASIHWLESRFKDKIVEFEEIIGEMKTEKERLEMSLTEARVNDLVRNGRYNCLLEELKALKEEYSHKFSEMEQKNREMSEELEKLEGEKVASIHRLESVFEKKIDELASQLGIIGEMNTEKERLEMSLTEAKMKNLTSEGNYTSSSTEMAKETIVQITKENVGLKDELLAANEITSSLKEELEGRDKKKELNRPGTRKVRLNRSGLEILTKMDGQKEDVQKDVSVNEEEVKVVQAAEDLDSNGHKEEKEVVGGPSGVGAKVGANPTRDYALKGHVTVALDVPRKFHRAIYGVEGKTLMEITRQSGVSSIDMPRRHEYSNLITISGTIGYVQLAADIIDRLLKRLTGY; encoded by the exons ATGTTCGGTATGTACCAGACAGCGATCAATACAatcaggaaagcattcaacggagCTTTTGGAGGATTATTCAACGCATCACACCTTgcagctgatcttcaggagcagcattcggcgtgtgagagctatttcatggatctcgaaggacaaatgaaggaaattcaggattccttcggattcaggatggtctcttggctactgccaAAGAGGATTGAGAACCCTGAGGGCGGGATCGGAAACGTTCCCGTCCTCCAGCGACTGTTGtcctccttccctgtggtcggaggattttggaaatcacggcaggatcttcagttgtgtcaactgaaggtccagactttGGAACGGAATCTGGAATCGGTCAAGACTGATCTGAAACCAATTGAAATTCTTGGGAAATTTCTCCCAGACTTCGTCACTGGAACTGAGGAtggaactattgttccccaaatgagtggtggcaattggttcCGTGTTGCTATGGTAGGTATGTTTGTGGCTGGAAATGTCTtattgtggaaattcttgtccaaaaaggaggaagaaaaggaacaagCAGAGTTAGGTAAAAATGTTCAACTGGAAATGGAAAATCAAAATGAATTTTTGGACAGAGAACTGGAGAGTGCCTGGGAAGAGGTCCACTCTAGATGCCAGTTGGAATCTAAattgaaagaagagaaaaaagagctGAAGGCAGACATTCAACTTCTCTTCAACGctatggaaactcttcaaaaggataaagaaaatgaaattgaagaTTTCTCAACCAAGATGCAGGATCTGCAACTAACCAACGAAcaactaaagagtgaactctctaatagagAGATTACAATTGGCGATCATTTAGATGATTTAACTGAAAAGGACCACAAAATTTCTGGACTAAATgatcaattggaaaaagttcacGGGGAAAATGAAGCCCGTGTTAAGAGGGAATCAAAACTTGAGAAGGAGATAGAGGAACTGAAAGTAGAGACTCTATGTCTCTCCATCagaatcgaaactcttcaaaaggataaagaaaatgaaattgaaaatttctcaaccaagatGCAGGATCTGCAACTAACCAACGAAcaactaaagagtgaactctctaacagagagattacaattggcgatcatttagatgatttaactgagaaggaccacaaaatttctggactaaatgatcaattggaaaaagttcacGGGGAAAATGAAGCCCGTGTTAAGAGGGAATCAAAACTTATGAAGGAGATAAAGGATTTGAAAGTAGAGACTCTAGGTCTCTCCCAAAGAATTGAAACTcttcaaattgaaaaagaaatcgagattgaaaAATTCTCGGCTAAGTTGCAAGATCTTCAGGAAACCAACGATCACTTAAATGAGGAATTATCTGATGAAGATGCTTccatcggagaatatctaaataaatcaattgagatggaacaaataaatcttgacaTGTGTGACCGACTAGCAAGAGTTGAGGATGAAAAAATAGCCTCTATTCATTGGTTGGAATCAAGATTCAAGGATAAGATTGTAGAATTTGAAGAGATTATcggagagatgaaaacagagaaagagaggctggagatgagcTTGACTGAGGCTAGAGTTaatgatttggtcaggaatggaaggtacaactgcctcttagaggagttaaaagctcttaaggaagaatattcacataaatttagtgagatggagcaAAAAAATCGTGAAATGAGTGAGGAACTAGAAAAACTTGAGGGTGAAAAGGTGGCCTctattcatcggttggaatctgtatttgagaaaAAGATTGACGAACTGGCTTCTCAATTGGGGATTATTGgagagatgaatacagagaaagagaggctggagatgagTCTGACCGAGGCTAAAATGAAAAACTTGACCAGTGAGGGAAATTACACAAGTTCAAGTACGGAAATGGCAAAGGAGACTATCGtccaaataacaaaagaaaatgttggtctgaaggaTGAGCTGCTTGCAGCAAATGAGATCACCTCTTcgctcaaggaggaacttgaagggagagataagaagaaagaactgaacagacctggaacaaggaaagtgagacttaacaggtcAGGTTTAGAAATCTTGACCAAGATGgatggacagaaggaagatgtccaaaaggatgtcagtgtcaatgaagaggaagtcaaagtagttcaggcagcagaggacctggattccaacggacataaggaggagaaggaggtcgttggagggCCATCTGGAGTGG gtgcaaaGGTTGGAGCTAACCCCACAAGGGACTATGCCCTAAAGGGGCACGTGACTGTCGCCTTGGATGTCccaaggaagttccacagagccatatatggagtggaaggaaagacgctgatggaaatcacccggcagagtggcgTCAGCTCCATAGATATGCCAAGAAGGCACGAATACAGTAATTTgatcaccatcagtggtaccattgggtatgttcaattagcagctgatatTATCGATAGGCTTCTGAAGAGACTTACCGGTTATTAA